TCCGACAACAGGAAAGTTTACCCGAAGTGTTGAGGAATGTCTGAAGGGAGGGCATGGATACGATGGAGAGGGTTATACAGACTACCGGGGTATACAGGTATTAGGCTTTTGGCAATGGATTCCTGAACTCAACTGGGGCATTATTGCAGAGATTGATGTAAAGGAAGGTTACGGTCCGGTCAAGAGATTGCACATGGTTGTTGCTCCCATCATGGTTCTGATAACCATCGTTGTTATCTCCTTTGCCTTCTTTTTTGGAAAGAAAATATCAGATCCTATTCTTTACCTTACCGAGATAACAAAAAGTATTTCTGAAGGTGATTATAGTAAACGGGTGAAAATTATCTCCCATGATGAAATTGGAGAATTATCGAATTCTTTTAATAAAATGGCTTGTTTCCTGGAAGAAAAAACACAGATACTTAAGGAATATACCTCCAACCTGGAGAGAACCGTAGAAGAAAGGACAAAAGACTTAATCCTTACTAACCAGGAACTTGAAAAACAGAGCAGCAATCTGGAGAAGGCATATAAGGAGTTACTTACCCTTGATCAGATGAAGGATAAAATGATACGCGATGTATCTCACGAACTCAAGTCTCCCGTTGCCCAGGTACAGATGGCAATTGATCTCTGGTCTAAAGAAGTAAAAAAAGAACATATAGACCGCTCAAAAGAAGAAAAATTCAGTAAAATTATTAACGACAGCCTGCAAAGATTACAAAAGACTATCGGAAGCATTCTTGATCTTTCTGTTTTAGAATCGGGTCGTTTAGTATTTAAAAAAGAAATTCTTCATCTGAATGAGCTAGCTACTCAAACTATTACCTGTATGAGGCTCCTGGCAGAGAAGAAAGGATTGGCCATAATAGGCCATATCCCCGATACCGTACCTCCCGTAATTGGAGATAAGGATGAAATCCAGCGAGTAATCACCAATCTTATCGATAACTCTATAAAATATACGGAATGTGGAGAAATTCATATTTCTATAGAAAAAAAAAATCCTTATGTAGAATTTGCTATCAGGGACACTGGAGTAGGCATCGGATTGCCAAAAGAGCAATTTTCCAGGTTATTTGAGCGATTTTTCCAGGAACGTCCAAGAATCGATGGGGCAGGTGTAGGTCTTGCGATATGTAAAAACATTATTGAAGCACACAAAGGACAGTTATGGGTAGAAAGCGATGGACCTGGGAAAGGGTCGACTTTTAAGTTTACTTTGCCAATAGCATGATAGAGCAAATAAGGAAAACTTACTTTAATTACGTCTTCAGCAACTGTATCTGTGATCATACGTAAGGGCGAAGCATTTGCTGTTCAGCGTATAAGACTACACAGTACCCTCTGTATGAGACCGGACATACCGCATTTAACCCCGAAGGGGTAAAATGACGCTGGATAACATATACCCTACCATGAAATTATGAAGGGATGTCATCTCAACGCAGACATCCCATGTTACCCCTTCGGGGTTGAAGGGCTTTTTTTGCTTTTTGCTATGATTTTATTCCCACTCAATAGTACTTGGTGGTTTGGTGCTAATATCATACACAACACGATTGACACCCTTTATCTCATTAATAACCCGATTTGAAATGGTTCCCAATACCTCATGGGGAATGCGATACCAGTCGGCAGTCATAAAGTCAGTTGTTTCTACAGCGCGAATGGCAATGACATTTTCATAGCTTCTTTCATCGCCCATAACCCCCACGGTACTGAGCGGCAGAAGTACAGCAAAGCACTGTGAGACAGAACGGTAGAGCCCTGCCTTGCGTATTTCTTCGATAACGATTTTATCTGTATTGCGAAGGATCTCTAAACGGGGTTTTGTTACTTCTCCGATAATCCGGATGGCTAGTCCCGGACCGGGGAAGGGATGACGCCATACCAGTTCTTCCGGCAGGCCAAGCTCCTCTCCTATTTTGCGCACTTCGTCCTTAAAGAGAAATCGGAGCGGTTCAACCAGCTCAAACCCTAATTCTGCCGGTAAACCACCGACATTGTGATGACTTTTAATGGTTACTGTTGGACCTCCATGGGCTGGAATACTCTCGATGACATCGGGATAAAGTGTGCCTTGTGCCAGAAATTTTACCCCGGATATCCTTTTTGCCTCTTCCTTAAAAATCTCAATGAATTCATGTCCGATAATCTTCCGTTTTTTTTCCGGATCAATTACCCCTTTTAATTTATCTAAAAATCTCTCCCGTGCATGAATAACGTGCAGGTCTACGGTGAAATTATCTTTGAATGTTTTGACAACTTCATCTGCCTCATAATCCCTTAAAAGTCCATTATCGACAAAAATGCAGGAGATATGATTTCCGATAGCTTTATGGATAAGCGCCGCCGTTACTGCTGAATCAACCCCGCCCGATAACCCGCATACTACTCTTCCGTCACCAACCTGGCTATGGATATCATGTAAGGATTTTTCGATATATGAATCTATCTTCCAGGTGCCGGTACAGCCACAAATTTCATAAAGAAAATTACGGATAATTTGGCTTCCTTGCAGAGTATGGGTAACTTCAGGATGGAATTGTACACCATAAAATGCCTTTTTCTTGTGTTTCACCCCTGCATAGGGACAATTGTGAGTAAATGCAAGAGACTCGAATTCTATGGGCAATTCAACAACCTGGTCTCCATGACTCATCCACACAATGATATCCTTATCAACTGATTTGAATAGTTTGCTTTGATCATTAACTATGCAAGTCGTTCTTCCGTATTCCCGTGAGACGGTAGGCTTTACCGTAGCTTTTAGCATCTGGCAGCCCAGTTGCATTCCATAGCAGATGCCTAAGATAGGTATTCCCAAATCAACAATTTCTTCATCACATTGTGGAGCATTCTTTACATATACACTGGCCGGACCGCCAGTAAAGATAATACCCTTTGGGTTGATCTTTTTGATTTGCTCTGCGGTAATCTTGTGTGAGACTATCTCACTGAAAACATTATTTTCTCTTACCCGTCGTGCGATAAGTTGAGCATATTGTGAGCCAAAATCGAGGATTAAGACTTTTTCATTATTCTCTTCAATCATGTTATTTTCCTGGATATAATTTTATATGTCATTATTGTAACATACTTAAGCAAAATTGACAAAAAATGGCAATGAAAAATATTCCTTATAAAGTACCAAAACATAATAAAGAGATTTTTATTGATCCGTCAATAGATAGTATTCCAAATTCAGTACTGGCAAATAAGCATAAGATACATACTTATAAGATCAAGGTGGCTGGTATTCCATTGAGGGAATTGCGGGATAAAACCCGGGAAGAATTGCTATACAAGGCTGCTGATTATACGAGCATGATTGCATCTCTTTTCCCTAAGAGCCAGGCGAGAACGCTCTCTTCTGTGCAGCATAATAACAAGAGGAATACCTCATGGCTGGCAGTCCAGGATAAGCTGCATGTTAAAGGACAGGCTTTGGACTATGAGTCAATTAAAAGTATTCCTATTATACAGACTGGCCATGAGCCTATTTTCTATTATCCGGGAGTATGGATAAAGAACCATCTTGCCTATCATGTAGCTGAAAAAGTTGGTGGCATTGGTGTTAATATGATTGTGGACAATGATGCTTGTAATATGGGCTTTATGCACATGCCGGTTTTATCCAATACATCAGCATCTATTCAGAAGGTACTCTTTGTAAGGGATAAATATAAGACGGCGTATGAGGAGATCAGGTTTGATGATTTTGGAACGATACCTCGATTCAGAGAAGAGGTCTTAAGCCTCTTCAAAAAAAATATCTCTGATAAGAATAACAACGTGAAAATAACCATCGAACATATGCGGTCTATGTTCGAAAGGTTTATGAATTGTATGGTAGAAAGCTATCAGCAAGGCTGTATTGATATGGTAGGTTTGTTAACATCTGCACGATGTGCCCTGGAGAAGGATTTTTTTATTCATAATCTGGAAATTCCTGTTTCCTCTATGTGTAGTACGGATGGATTTTATTATTTTTTATTGCATATTCTATATGAAGCAGGCCGGTTCTCAAAAATATATAATGAGAAGCTAAGTGAATACCGGCGGATTCATAAAATTCGCTCACACGCTAATCCATTGCCGGATTTAAAGATTAGCGGAAATTTAATAGAATTACCTTTTTGGACATGGAATGCGGGGGGGCAGAGAGGTAAATGCTATGTATTGGATGAGGGAGAATGTATAAAAGTTACTCAGGGGGGGGATGTTTTGATTACTCTGAAGAAAACCGGAGAGGTTGATAAGAATCTATCGAGGCTAAGAGCATTATTACATACGGATATTAAAATACGTCCACGGGCAATTACAACAACAATGTTTTCCCGCTTATTTTTCTCGGATGTATTTATTCACGGAATTGGAGGAGCAAAATACGATACGATTACTGATGAAATTATCAAAGAATTTTTTAGGATAGACCCTCCAACCTTTATTACCGTTTCTGCTACCCTGTTTTTGCCGTTTGATACCTTTGATTCTGATATTGGAACCGCACAACGACTGCAGAATGACCTTAGGAATATGACTTATAATCCGGATTTATATGCTTCGAAGGAGATACAAAATGATACAGAATTTATGGATAAAGCCAGGGAAAAGCAAACATTATTAAAGACGGCAGATTGTACTGCAGATGAGAAAAGGCAGCGCTTTAATAAGATTAGAGAATTGAACAAGCTCATGTTGAATCAAATCCATGCTGAATTTCTTAAGAAGCAACAGGAGTTAAACACGGTAAGTGAGAATCTTGCATATAACGGGGTTGTAAGATTTCGTGAATATCCGATTTATATATACCCTATGGAAGTTCTGCATCAGTACTTTTTATCTGCTTTTTCCGAAGGGTAAAATAGAGGTACGTGACGGTAATGATGGTAATTATAGTCCCAATGATAATCAGGTCTGTTTTTATAGCAAGAACGGAATGAAGGGCTTCTTTCACATCAATTTTTACTAACAGTATCCAGTTAACGTCCCTGAGATTTTCAAGCGGTGTGTATGCGCTGATTACGGGGATATTACGATAATCCTTTATGATTTTTATATCGGTATTTCCACGAAAAGCGTCTCGAGTGCCTTCTGTGTCAATTTCAAGTTTGAGAATAGTATTTTGTGTAAAAAATCTTGATTTTGAGCGTATAAAATTATCATCGCCCACAATATAAATTTCACCCGTTTCACCTAATCCGTCTCTCTGGGATAAAAATACATCAATCTTGGAGTAGGGTACTTCAACAATAATAACACCCAGGAGCCTATTGGTAAGATCGAATACAGGAGCGGCTGCCATAAAGGTAAAATCTTTTGAATCCTCACACCAGCTTAAATCAGAGAATTTAATATGATTTAATCCCTCTTTAAATACTTCTCCGATAGAAAACGAACTGTATTCTCCTGTTTTCAAGTTTGTTCCGATGTGTTCATCCTTTCTAACACAGAATACAACATTACCATCTATATCCACTAAAAATATGTTATTGTAACCGTATTGCCTGAGAAAATGCTCCAGCAGCGGACCATAATACGTATCTACCTGTCTGTAATCAGAGCTGTCAAAGCCGCCATCCTTAAAGGCATTTGAGAACCGTGGTAAGCTTTGAATAACTAATGGATTTTTGGAAAGCACATTGACGTCTCCGTATCTTTCATAAAAAAAGTTTTGGATTTGCATCTTTTTAATTTCCCGGACGGAGACTAAATGGTTGAGAACTTCATTCCTTAGGGCAGGAACAAGGGTTTTGTATGTTAACGGACCCATAATGATTAAAAAAACCAAAAGTGCAATGCCTGATACGATAATTATTCTATTTATAGGTTTCAATTTGATAAAGTTACATCTAAGAATTGTTTCTATTCTATTAAGGGATAAGTAATACCAAAAATACATATCTTACAAATTAGATTTTGTTTGTCAAGCCTTTTCAAGTTGGGCGGGAATTCAAAAAGGTATGAAAATTCAGACATTAATTTATAAGAACTATATGATGTGAAAATTCTCAGAAGGCCAATCTGGATTCCCGATAAAGGCAATCAGGAATGACATGGAGGACTACCGTAGATTCAAACCCACAGCCCTTGTTGCTTTCATAAATAACCGGTTACATGAGATAACAAGAACCTTATTGTGGAATCTCCGGAGCCAGACAATAAACAATAAATTTAAGTAATTGATTGATACGTTTGAATAAAAAAGGCTATATCTTTCAAGTCCCCACCTAATATTTCAATAGTGAAGTGAGTAATATGATTTTTTTTGAGAATTCTGATTACCTTATCCATATCCATATCATATTCTCTGGAAAAATGTGAGTGTGTATCGCCATACGGACTTTTAAAGTTCCAATTCAAAGAGGTTTGATTCGTATTTATATGCACTCCAATTACCTGGCATTGTGTACAAATCTCTTCAAGACCTCTATAGAAATCAAATTTATTGAGAAGAGAGGATGCCCATAAATGGCCGGTATCGAGCCAAACGGGACAATTGAGGTATATAAGATGCGCTGGCGTCTGATTTCCATTGCCAATACCAGGAAAATCATTTTCTATACAGAGGGTATATGATGGGTATCTCTCCCTCAGTCGTTCCATGTTCATTTTCACGGTATTTTGATAATTTCTGAACTCTTCTGTTTCTAAAAACCTTGGGTTCATGACTCGTGTATCATTGAGCCGATATTTGCTATTTATGGCATCACGTAATACCTTTCCATAGTTGTTTGGATCATTTTTAATAGGGTTTTGGGTCATAAAGAAACCGTGAAATAACGCGGTTTTCGCCTGGAGTGACTGCATAACGCATGCGGTATTTTGGAATCCTGCAAGAATACTATCGAAATTATTATGAGCAAGATTGATGAAATGATTTGAGAATACCGGGGCGTGAACAGTAAACGCAACATCGAGGTCTTTAATGGTATCGTATACGTCTTTTGTTATCGAATTATGCAATTGTATACCAAAGGTAAAACCGTAGGATTCGATTACATTGCGGCATCGTTTTATCTTTGCAAGTATATCTCCATGATAAAAACACATCGTGCTTAGCTCAATTTTTACCCACATTGAATTTATATAATCCTTATCGTTATGAATAGTTGACTCATAGCCTTGATGCTTGAATTTTGATGAAAATATTATGTATAAAAAATGGGAAAGTCAAGAATTTATTAACATGGATCTGACATCCGAATTCATAATATCATAAAATTTGGAAAATAGAACTGTATACTATTATATACCAGAAAGACAAAAGTGTATGTTGTTTGGTACGGCACTGTATGTTTTTCAAGACATGCGAAGTTTGGTATAAGGGGTATTTTTAAAGTTATTTATGATAATTTTGATTATAAATGTATGAATAACATACAAAAATAATGATTAAGATTTCTCTTTTATAGAAGAGAAAAACAACATTAATAAATGAAATACACGTATTGTAATAAGTTATATTTTAAATGGTTATGCATCACCTTTCTCAGGATTTTCATAGAAATGATTTTTTGGCAAACACATTGCTAATCATAGCAGCGCCATGCAGACCTAAAGTTAATTCTTTGTAAGTTCTTGTACCCATTTGATGAAAGGAGAAAATAAAAAATATCTTTCGCTAGTTGCTTATGTATCTTGCATAAGATTTGTAACATAATAATTTAAGAAGGAGGGGAAATGAGAAGGTTGAAGGGTAAATTATGGAAATTTCTTTTCTGTAAGTTAGTAGTCCTGTGTTGCTTGTCAGGCGCTTCATATGCCGGCACAATTCATGTGCCAAAGGATTATTCCACGATTAAGGCTGCTGTAAGTAATGCATCGTCCGGTGATGTTATCATTATTGCTCCCGGAACCTACCGTGAAAATGGCATCGATATCAATAAAAAGCTTACCATTACTTCCCAGTATTATACAACAAAAGATACCAAGTATATAAATCAAACCGTTATCGATGGAGGCAGGGCTACGGTATTTGAGACTATCAATGGCAAGGGAGTAAATGTAGAGATTAGCGGTCTGAAATTTACCAATGCCTCTAAGCCGATCATCATAAACGATTTAGTCACCATAAAAAATAATATCTTTAGCGATAACGGAGGTGATGCCATTAGTTTTGAATCGGACGGCTACGGCTATGTTGGCTATAATACGATTGAAAATACCAGTGATGATGGGATTGATGTTGATGGAAGGCGGGGGTATTATACCATCGAACATAATATGATTTTAAATAATGAGGACGATGGCATAGAAATCCGTTTGTACAAGTATTCCGGTCCGACGGTAAAATACACCATTAATAACAATACCTTATCGGGAAATGGTGAGGATGGCATTCAATTAATTGATTATTCTGATGTATCGGATAGGGTGTTTTCTATTTTCAATAATGTCATTGTAAACAATGCTATGGCTGGTGTAGGATGCATGCCGGACGGAAACACTAAGGAGAATTATGGCGGATCATCCATGAAGGAAAGGGCGTATCTTTACCATAATACTATTGTGGGTAATGTGGTAGGTGTTACGGGCGCAGACAACATGATTGCCCTGAATAACATTATAGCAAATAATAAGAATGAGGGAATCAAAAGGTTCAAGATGGATTCCGTTGTAGGGTATAGTATTTTTTACAATAATGGGTTACATATAAAAGACTGTATTACCGCTGACGGTATCCGGGAGGATGTTAATCCGAAGTATGATTCCAATTACCATCTTTTGGATGGAAGTCCCTGCATAGACAAAGGGACGGCTTATTTTGTATGGCATTCTGATGTTGTTTTAAATATACCATCATCCTCCTATAAGGGATCATCGCCCGATCTGGGAGCGAAGGAATCGGGAAGTTCAACTGAGCCTCCGAAAAACCAGCCTCCAACAGTAAATGCCGGGAGTCTTGAGGTAATTTACGATCCTACTGACTATCTTACTCTTGGTGGACAGGTAAGCGATGATGGATTGCCGGATGATACGTTAGAGACTTTTTGGAGTATGGTAAGTGGTCCTGGCACGGTGACCTTTTCTGATCCGAGGGATACAGATGCCACAGCTACCTTCTCCAAGCAAGGTACGTATAAATTAAAACTAACGGCAAATGATGGTGAGTTAGAGGCAAGTGATACGATAACGGTCCGGTATGTAGAAGATGGTGATGGGGATACGGTTACGATTGCAGCTCCGAACACGGTACCATTTGAAGCAGAAAAGTATGCATGGCTTGTCGGAACGGCAAAGAAGGTAAGTGACGCAGATGCATCGGGTGGTACAGCGATTACTGCACCGGAGGGAATGGGAGATTGGGCATATGCAGAATACTCCCTCATAGTTACCGAGGAGAATTATCCATATTATGTTTGGATTCGTGCGAAGGGAAGTGATGATAGCGGCAATTCCCTGTCGGTTTCCTTTAATGGTGATTCTAAAATAACGGTACCTACTTCTTCCAATGGAACTTATTCCTGGATTAAATTGCCAAAGAGCCTTTCTACTCCGCCGGGAAACTACCCCTTTGTTATCGGGGCAGCCGAAGATGGAGTGACATGGGATAAAGTAATCATCACTACGGATCCTTCTTATAATCCCACAGATACAACGGATAAGGATGATGGTGATGTAAGAAAAATAAATGTCGCTATAGACCGAGGGAATGATGACGTGGAGGAAAGAGGTGGCGATGATGATATGATAATGGACAGTACAGATCTGGAACTGGTTGAGGATAACGATAAAATACAGAAAATTGGATTGAGGTTCAATTCTCTTGACATTCCATCAGGAGTTGTGATCACCAAAGCCTATATACAGTTTACGGCTGATCAACCAGGCTCAGAGGCGACGACTCTTGTAATAAAAGGTGAGGCTTCAAGCGACGCTGATCCTTTTGATAGAGATAATGGCAGTGTCTCTTCCCGGAATAAAACGGCAGCCTATATTACCTGGAATCCTGCTTCCTGGGATAAAGAGGGAGAATCAGGACAAGACCAGAAAACACCGGACCTTACTTCCATTGTTCAGGAGATAATAAATCAACCCGATTGGGCAGCAAACAATGCAATGGTATTTATTATTACAGGCACAGGAAAGAGAGTGGCAGAGTCTTACGAAGGCGCAGCAGAGCATGATGACCTTAGTAAAGCTCCCCAATTATATGTCGAATACCAGGAATCATCTGGTACGGAGAGTAGTGTTGATGTCCTCATATCAGACTATAAAGATGATGTTGAAGAAATGGAAGATGGGACCATATACTCTAATAGCAGTGATCTCGAATTGGTAGAGGCTGCTACGAACCAAGCCGTTGGACTGAGATTTCATTCTGTCGCCATTCCACCAGGATCTGTGATTACCAAAGCCTACCTACAGTTTACGGTTGATGAAATAACCTCAGATGCGGCGAGTCTTACCATAAAGGGCGAGGCCTCAGGCGATGCCAATCCTTTTGTTATCGATAATGGTAATGTCTCTTCCCGGAATAAAACGGCAGCCCATGTTATCTGGAATCCTCCCGCCTGGAATACCGAAGGAGAATCAGGACAAGACCAGAAAACACCGGACCTTACTTCCATCGTTCAGGAAATAGTAAATCGGTCCGGCTG
The genomic region above belongs to Candidatus Jettenia caeni and contains:
- a CDS encoding two-component sensor kinase — protein: MNTIVLIKQLLQRYRNYENIFPEAFNKLHILSCKSIRTKIIISSILLSVFPIFIMRVFIYPTEKKALQDSLIQNLEGVGHKQSELIVRWIEERKADARIIAENPNVPGVIYKSEGSENFYRLLHHLNTLREAYGYKEIFICDRHGDLKITTSTGKVITNVAGYEFFKNAVNGITFVSPIAPSVIPLENEYGRLEFGLPTLYITTPVIYENKIIGVVCLRVDVMEISRLMRSVRLGETGETYLINKHGYMISESKFLRDLKDFGIVHQRTTLELKVINPTTGKFTRSVEECLKGGHGYDGEGYTDYRGIQVLGFWQWIPELNWGIIAEIDVKEGYGPVKRLHMVVAPIMVLITIVVISFAFFFGKKISDPILYLTEITKSISEGDYSKRVKIISHDEIGELSNSFNKMACFLEEKTQILKEYTSNLERTVEERTKDLILTNQELEKQSSNLEKAYKELLTLDQMKDKMIRDVSHELKSPVAQVQMAIDLWSKEVKKEHIDRSKEEKFSKIINDSLQRLQKTIGSILDLSVLESGRLVFKKEILHLNELATQTITCMRLLAEKKGLAIIGHIPDTVPPVIGDKDEIQRVITNLIDNSIKYTECGEIHISIEKKNPYVEFAIRDTGVGIGLPKEQFSRLFERFFQERPRIDGAGVGLAICKNIIEAHKGQLWVESDGPGKGSTFKFTLPIA
- a CDS encoding GMP synthase; the protein is MIEENNEKVLILDFGSQYAQLIARRVRENNVFSEIVSHKITAEQIKKINPKGIIFTGGPASVYVKNAPQCDEEIVDLGIPILGICYGMQLGCQMLKATVKPTVSREYGRTTCIVNDQSKLFKSVDKDIIVWMSHGDQVVELPIEFESLAFTHNCPYAGVKHKKKAFYGVQFHPEVTHTLQGSQIIRNFLYEICGCTGTWKIDSYIEKSLHDIHSQVGDGRVVCGLSGGVDSAVTAALIHKAIGNHISCIFVDNGLLRDYEADEVVKTFKDNFTVDLHVIHARERFLDKLKGVIDPEKKRKIIGHEFIEIFKEEAKRISGVKFLAQGTLYPDVIESIPAHGGPTVTIKSHHNVGGLPAELGFELVEPLRFLFKDEVRKIGEELGLPEELVWRHPFPGPGLAIRIIGEVTKPRLEILRNTDKIVIEEIRKAGLYRSVSQCFAVLLPLSTVGVMGDERSYENVIAIRAVETTDFMTADWYRIPHEVLGTISNRVINEIKGVNRVVYDISTKPPSTIEWE
- a CDS encoding putative methyl-accepting chemotaxis protein, translating into MQIQNFFYERYGDVNVLSKNPLVIQSLPRFSNAFKDGGFDSSDYRQVDTYYGPLLEHFLRQYGYNNIFLVDIDGNVVFCVRKDEHIGTNLKTGEYSSFSIGEVFKEGLNHIKFSDLSWCEDSKDFTFMAAAPVFDLTNRLLGVIIVEVPYSKIDVFLSQRDGLGETGEIYIVGDDNFIRSKSRFFTQNTILKLEIDTEGTRDAFRGNTDIKIIKDYRNIPVISAYTPLENLRDVNWILLVKIDVKEALHSVLAIKTDLIIIGTIITIITVTYLYFTLRKKQIKSTDAELP